From a region of the Panicum virgatum strain AP13 chromosome 2K, P.virgatum_v5, whole genome shotgun sequence genome:
- the LOC120671052 gene encoding uncharacterized protein LOC120671052 has product MGGAGLLLGDAAGLGAHPATRRRRTRLFLRGWAPAPPLRPRLGLGAAACVLRNSGRRGHVARFAAAASGGGDEAGEPSEDEAQREWEAELNRRLKEAEEMEELERTAEQLQSQAAAEATEESEEEKRERVRRELQKVAQEQAERRATAKQMFELGQKAYGRGMYGRSIEFLEAALTIIRPSSLLGGKIQIWLAMAYEANRRHKDCIALYKELESSHPMINIRRQAAELRYILEAPKLKISNDEVVSIPQIGSSWDWYAGTWSDKIKEQEDKKRKMIAASNQAQPSPNIFGDFSFLRRPNKWKKSAWAIATLWILLIGTAIYLQT; this is encoded by the exons ATGGGCGGCGCCGGGCTCCTCctcggcgacgccgccggcctggGCGCGCAccccgccacccgccgccggaggaCGCGCCTCTTCCTCCGCGGCTgggccccggcgccgcccctgcgcccGCGGCTCGGGCTCGGCGCGGCCGCTTGCGTCCTGCGGAacagcggccggcgcgggcacgTGGCCAggttcgcggccgccgcctcgggcGGCGGGGACGAGGCCGGGGAGCCGTCGGAGGACGAGGCGCAGAGGGAGTGGGAGGCGGAGCTGAACCGGCGGCTGAAGGAGGCCGAGGAGATGGAGGAGCTGGAGCGCACCGCCGAGCAGCTGCAGagccaggccgccgccgaggccaccGAGGAGTCGGAGGAGGAGAAGCGCGAGCGCGTCCGCCGCGAGCTACAGAAG GTGGCACAAGAGCAGGCGGAAAGGAGGGCGACGGCCAAGCAAATGTTTGAATTGGGCCAAAAGGCATACGGGAGGGGAATGTATGGCCGCTCAATTGAATTCTTGGAGGCTGCACTTACTATCATacgcccctcctctctcctaGGTGGCAAG ATCCAAATTTGGCTTGCAATGGCATATGAGGCCAACAGGAGGCACAAGGATTGCATTGCATTGTACAAAGAATTGGAGAGTAGCCACCCCATGATCAATATCAGGCGGCAAGCAGCTGAACTCAGATACATTTTAGAGGCTCCCAAGTTGAAGATATCGAATGACGAGGTGGTCTCAATACCACAAATTGGGAGCAGCTGGGATTG GTATGCCGGAACATGGAGCGACAAAATCAAGGAACAAGAGGAcaagaaaagaaagatgatTGCTGCTAGCAACCAAGCTCAGCCTTCTCCAAACATCTTTGGAGACTTCTCCTTCTTGCGACGGCCAAACAAATGGAAGAAGAGCGCATGGGCGATTGCTACTTTATGGATCCTTTTGATCGGAACTGCGATCTATCTGCAAACATGA
- the LOC120671033 gene encoding uncharacterized protein LOC120671033 isoform X2: MTCRMSASKQKKRQINCTNSEQYRPVKKTKFDSSNCLVSLKPHIGLKWDQYLRRVVPEKEQVGILWSDLAPFIESQEHCSGLADVTYVPPETFSLESLRGVLSYEVWSTCLTETERKFLKQFLPSETDAEETVHLLLTGKNHHFGNPFLSWSSSLCYGDIHPDAILDKEKHIKRDEKAYRFNLLNYHSNMVDTLKKWRKRWLSGGDMETLFRDNPGNQKQVIMQLKATKSAMPMKVAQRIDVSKFMSYIKVSRTQLNHIKRLKQSGDGIQTKHVSRVIGGLDKSHVKPYGALLEDEQRRLHEHWLNMSCNDIPSAFEVLKDRKVQVEKSRKLLSLELEEKNVSVSRKVKHSPQSMLQGGDDQNTSLQDCDDEPTKYMETSIYHIGNQNVEDHDLMVVRGTDITSQGKQNSDVQYHNGVSCVDKGISWCGNNPDKQDDDLTDIKLCKDGLDVNSEDIEEISYKGATNNNCSSENQEIKSINYTNTHIDTLDCGNLQLEDLEGPSVHAHEQDRDLESISHDVFESQLWP, encoded by the exons ATGACCTGTAGAATGTCAGCAAGCAAGCAAAAGAAACGACAGATAAATTGTACCAATTCAGAGCAATATAGGCCAGTGAAGAAAACCAAATTTGACTCATCCAATTGTCTAGTAAGTTTGAAGCCTCATATTGGTCTTAAATGGGACCAGTATCTGAGGAGAGTTGTGCCAGAAAAGGAACAAGTCGGAATTTTGTGGTCAGACTTGGCCCCTTTCATAGAAAGCCAGGAACATTGTTCTGGCCTTGCTGATGTTACATATGTTCCTCCAGAAACTTTTTCTCTTGAGAGCCTGAGAGGTGTGCTATCTTATGAG GTATGGTCTACATGTCTGACAGAAACTGAGAGAAAGTTTCTCAAACAATTTCTTCCAAGCGAGACTGATGCAGAAGAAACTGTACATTTGTTGCTTACAGGAAAAAATCATCACTTTGGAAATCCTTTCCTGAGCTG GTCATCTTCTCTTTGCTATGGTGATATTCATCCGGATGCCATACTTGACAAGGAGAAGCACATAAAAAGGGATGAGAAGGCGTATCGTTTTAACTTGCTTAATTACCATTCCAA CATGGTTGACACCTTGAAGAAATGGAGGAAGAGATGGCTAAGCGGCGGTGATATGGAGACTTTGTTCAG GGATAACCCTGGTAATCAGAAGCAAGTAATTATGCAGCTGAAAGCTACTAAGAGTGCAATGCCAATGAAGGTTGCACAAAGAATTGATGTTTCAAAGTTTATGTCATACATCAAG GTTAGTAGGACACAACTCAACCATATCAAGAGATTGAAGCAATCTGGGGATGGCATTCAGACCAAGCATGTTTCACGTGTAATTGGTGGCCTTGATAAATCCCATGTAAAACCATATGGAGCTTTATTAGAGGATGAACAGAGGAGGTTGCATGAACATTG GTTGAACATGTCGTGCAATGATATACCTTCTGCTTTTGAGGTTCTTAAGGACAGGAAGGTGCAGGTGGAGAAATCAAGAAAGTTATTAAGCCTTGAGCTTGAAGAGAAGAATGTATCTGTCTCGAGAAAG GTAAAACACTCACCTCAAAGTATGTTGCAAGGTGGGGATGATCAGAACACATCTCTTCAAGACTGCGATGATGAGCCAACTAAGTATATGGAAACCTCTATTTACCATATTGGCAATCAGAATGTGGAAGATCACGACCTCATGGTAGTCAGGGGCACTGACATAACTAGTCAGGGGAAGCAAAACTCTGATGTGCAGTATCATAATGGTGTCAGCTGCGTAGATAAAGGCATTTCCTGGTGTGGAAACAACCCTGACAAGCAGGATGATGATCTCACAGATATCAAATTGTGTAAAGATGGCCTGGATGTTAACAGTGAAGATATTGAAGAAATCAGCTACAAAGGTGCAACCAATAACAACTGTAGCTCAGAGAATCAAGAGATTAAGTCCATTAATTATACAAACACACATATTGACACTCTTGACTGCGGAAATTTGCAACTAGAAGATCTTGAAGGTCCATCAGTTCATGCTCATGAGCAAGATCGGGACCTGGAAAGCATCAGCCATGATGTTTTTGAATCACAATTGTGGCCGTAG
- the LOC120671033 gene encoding uncharacterized protein LOC120671033 isoform X1 yields MTCRMSASKQKKRQINCTNSEQYRPVKKTKFDSSNCLVSLKPHIGLKWDQYLRRVVPEKEQVGILWSDLAPFIESQEHCSGLADVTYVPPETFSLESLRGVLSYEVWSTCLTETERKFLKQFLPSETDAEETVHLLLTGKNHHFGNPFLSWSSSLCYGDIHPDAILDKEKHIKRDEKAYRFNLLNYHSNMVDTLKKWRKRWLSGGDMETLFRDNPGNQKQVIMQLKATKSAMPMKVAQRIDVSKFMSYIKVSRTQLNHIKRLKQSGDGIQTKHVSRVIGGLDKSHVKPYGALLEDEQRRLHEHWLNMSCNDIPSAFEVLKDRKVQVEKSRKLLSLELEEKNVSVSRKAEQLTDIMKELGQPSASENDGTSILQNNQVKHSPQSMLQGGDDQNTSLQDCDDEPTKYMETSIYHIGNQNVEDHDLMVVRGTDITSQGKQNSDVQYHNGVSCVDKGISWCGNNPDKQDDDLTDIKLCKDGLDVNSEDIEEISYKGATNNNCSSENQEIKSINYTNTHIDTLDCGNLQLEDLEGPSVHAHEQDRDLESISHDVFESQLWP; encoded by the exons ATGACCTGTAGAATGTCAGCAAGCAAGCAAAAGAAACGACAGATAAATTGTACCAATTCAGAGCAATATAGGCCAGTGAAGAAAACCAAATTTGACTCATCCAATTGTCTAGTAAGTTTGAAGCCTCATATTGGTCTTAAATGGGACCAGTATCTGAGGAGAGTTGTGCCAGAAAAGGAACAAGTCGGAATTTTGTGGTCAGACTTGGCCCCTTTCATAGAAAGCCAGGAACATTGTTCTGGCCTTGCTGATGTTACATATGTTCCTCCAGAAACTTTTTCTCTTGAGAGCCTGAGAGGTGTGCTATCTTATGAG GTATGGTCTACATGTCTGACAGAAACTGAGAGAAAGTTTCTCAAACAATTTCTTCCAAGCGAGACTGATGCAGAAGAAACTGTACATTTGTTGCTTACAGGAAAAAATCATCACTTTGGAAATCCTTTCCTGAGCTG GTCATCTTCTCTTTGCTATGGTGATATTCATCCGGATGCCATACTTGACAAGGAGAAGCACATAAAAAGGGATGAGAAGGCGTATCGTTTTAACTTGCTTAATTACCATTCCAA CATGGTTGACACCTTGAAGAAATGGAGGAAGAGATGGCTAAGCGGCGGTGATATGGAGACTTTGTTCAG GGATAACCCTGGTAATCAGAAGCAAGTAATTATGCAGCTGAAAGCTACTAAGAGTGCAATGCCAATGAAGGTTGCACAAAGAATTGATGTTTCAAAGTTTATGTCATACATCAAG GTTAGTAGGACACAACTCAACCATATCAAGAGATTGAAGCAATCTGGGGATGGCATTCAGACCAAGCATGTTTCACGTGTAATTGGTGGCCTTGATAAATCCCATGTAAAACCATATGGAGCTTTATTAGAGGATGAACAGAGGAGGTTGCATGAACATTG GTTGAACATGTCGTGCAATGATATACCTTCTGCTTTTGAGGTTCTTAAGGACAGGAAGGTGCAGGTGGAGAAATCAAGAAAGTTATTAAGCCTTGAGCTTGAAGAGAAGAATGTATCTGTCTCGAGAAAG GCAGAGCAATTAACAGACATAATGAAAGAGCTAGGACAACCTAGTGCTAGCGAAAATGATGGTACCTcaattttgcaaaataaccAGGTAAAACACTCACCTCAAAGTATGTTGCAAGGTGGGGATGATCAGAACACATCTCTTCAAGACTGCGATGATGAGCCAACTAAGTATATGGAAACCTCTATTTACCATATTGGCAATCAGAATGTGGAAGATCACGACCTCATGGTAGTCAGGGGCACTGACATAACTAGTCAGGGGAAGCAAAACTCTGATGTGCAGTATCATAATGGTGTCAGCTGCGTAGATAAAGGCATTTCCTGGTGTGGAAACAACCCTGACAAGCAGGATGATGATCTCACAGATATCAAATTGTGTAAAGATGGCCTGGATGTTAACAGTGAAGATATTGAAGAAATCAGCTACAAAGGTGCAACCAATAACAACTGTAGCTCAGAGAATCAAGAGATTAAGTCCATTAATTATACAAACACACATATTGACACTCTTGACTGCGGAAATTTGCAACTAGAAGATCTTGAAGGTCCATCAGTTCATGCTCATGAGCAAGATCGGGACCTGGAAAGCATCAGCCATGATGTTTTTGAATCACAATTGTGGCCGTAG
- the LOC120671033 gene encoding uncharacterized protein LOC120671033 isoform X3: MTCRMSASKQKKRQINCTNSEQYRPVKKTKFDSSNCLVSLKPHIGLKWDQYLRRVVPEKEQVGILWSDLAPFIESQEHCSGLADVTYVPPETFSLESLRGVLSYEVWSTCLTETERKFLKQFLPSETDAEETVHLLLTGKNHHFGNPFLSWSSSLCYGDIHPDAILDKEKHIKRDEKAYRFNLLNYHSNMVDTLKKWRKRWLSGGDMETLFRDNPGNQKQVIMQLKATKSAMPMKVAQRIDVSKFMSYIKVSRTQLNHIKRLKQSGDGIQTKHVSRVIGGLDKSHVKPYGALLEDEQRRLHEHWLNMSCNDIPSAFEVLKDRKVQVEKSRKLLSLELEEKNVSVSRKVIMVYLCLFMMRRQSN; the protein is encoded by the exons ATGACCTGTAGAATGTCAGCAAGCAAGCAAAAGAAACGACAGATAAATTGTACCAATTCAGAGCAATATAGGCCAGTGAAGAAAACCAAATTTGACTCATCCAATTGTCTAGTAAGTTTGAAGCCTCATATTGGTCTTAAATGGGACCAGTATCTGAGGAGAGTTGTGCCAGAAAAGGAACAAGTCGGAATTTTGTGGTCAGACTTGGCCCCTTTCATAGAAAGCCAGGAACATTGTTCTGGCCTTGCTGATGTTACATATGTTCCTCCAGAAACTTTTTCTCTTGAGAGCCTGAGAGGTGTGCTATCTTATGAG GTATGGTCTACATGTCTGACAGAAACTGAGAGAAAGTTTCTCAAACAATTTCTTCCAAGCGAGACTGATGCAGAAGAAACTGTACATTTGTTGCTTACAGGAAAAAATCATCACTTTGGAAATCCTTTCCTGAGCTG GTCATCTTCTCTTTGCTATGGTGATATTCATCCGGATGCCATACTTGACAAGGAGAAGCACATAAAAAGGGATGAGAAGGCGTATCGTTTTAACTTGCTTAATTACCATTCCAA CATGGTTGACACCTTGAAGAAATGGAGGAAGAGATGGCTAAGCGGCGGTGATATGGAGACTTTGTTCAG GGATAACCCTGGTAATCAGAAGCAAGTAATTATGCAGCTGAAAGCTACTAAGAGTGCAATGCCAATGAAGGTTGCACAAAGAATTGATGTTTCAAAGTTTATGTCATACATCAAG GTTAGTAGGACACAACTCAACCATATCAAGAGATTGAAGCAATCTGGGGATGGCATTCAGACCAAGCATGTTTCACGTGTAATTGGTGGCCTTGATAAATCCCATGTAAAACCATATGGAGCTTTATTAGAGGATGAACAGAGGAGGTTGCATGAACATTG GTTGAACATGTCGTGCAATGATATACCTTCTGCTTTTGAGGTTCTTAAGGACAGGAAGGTGCAGGTGGAGAAATCAAGAAAGTTATTAAGCCTTGAGCTTGAAGAGAAGAATGTATCTGTCTCGAGAAAG GTgattatggtttatttatgtttgtttATGATGAGAAGGCAGAGCAATTAA